The Archocentrus centrarchus isolate MPI-CPG fArcCen1 chromosome 5, fArcCen1, whole genome shotgun sequence genome contains the following window.
GTTTATCTGAATCTCTGTTGTGCATGCTGCTCTGTGATGAAGGCTAAGCAGAAGGAACGAGAACAGAACTACTTGCACTTGTTGGCAACAGAAGAACGGAACCTTATCCCAAATGCCGCAGAGGTGGACTGCCCAATTTGCTTCAGTACCCTGCAACCAGGCGAGGGCATCGTGCTCAGAGAGTGCCTCCATACCTTCTGCAGGTTTGAGAGCAAATGGCTTTAGAATATTATCTAGATGTGATAAAAGTATTGTGTCTGCTTTCTAAGGTCACTTTCTGTAGAAGGTagtagacaggaaagcaggaagaGAGTCAGAGTAAACATGCAAGTAATGGTCTGGGGCAGAAATAGGCCCCTGCAGTAGCCTTTGGCTCAACTAGGTGAGCTACAGTCTTGGTATGATATCATATTTTAGACATTATCATTCTATCATTTTAAATACAGGCTTCATTTTTTGTGTATATCAACTTTATGCATAGGCATCGTTTCAAATTGGATCAAATGTATGCTTATTTGTTTTGAATATAAAAGCCAGGATATGCAAAATGTGCATTGTGGTTAATATTTATGCATATAATGCAGTGttcttttttcatatatatttgtgtgattACTCAGGGAGTGTCTAAAAGGGACAATAGTAAACAGTCAAGATGCTGAGGTGTCCTGTCCTGACAACTGTGACAGCAAGTTACTGGACAGAGAGATCAAAGAGGTGAGCGCAAGCCAAGGAAACacagaaattaaatttaataatgaaATCCATAATGCAAAAAGCTATTGAAATTAAGAAACCAGCCCCAGAAATATAATGTAACTTGTAGAATATCTTGGAAAGAAGGAATGTGACattaaaacatgcatttttttttttttttttaatgttaacctTAACATGTTCCATGTTTTACAGCCATACATCACCCTGCTCTAACAACCATACAGTATGTAACCTCTTACTCTTCATATGTCTCTCTGTTATTGTTTATGGTATGATCCTGGGTGCAGCTGCTCACAGAAGAGGAGCACCAGCGGTTTCTGGAGTTGCGTCTGAGCATTGCAGAGAGCCGCTCAGAGCACAGCTTCCACTGTCAGACTCCAAACTGTCGTGGTTGGTGTATCTATGAGGATGAAGTCAATGAATTCCACTGTGAACTCTGTGATGAAACCAACTGCATCCTCTGCAGGGTAGCTTAATTACTTTATTTAATAACTTCACTGAACAAAGTTTTGTTTCATAATAGTGAGAGCACCAAATGTAAAGGATGTATATGTTTTCAGGCCATCCATAACAACATGAATTGCAAGGACTACCAGGATGACCTGCGCATCCGAGCAGAGAATGACCAAGCAGCTCAGAAAACTAAACAGATGCTGGAGGTAGGTCATATAATTATGCTCTCATCCAGTGAACCATATACCAAAATAGGCAATTTTGAAGAGTCTTAACCCCATGAGTTAAATAATGAGAAGgtcattctattttttttttattacacaagtGTGGATTGCCTTCAGCCTGCATTCTAATGGCCACTAGGGTACAGTTTCTTCGGTTGCAAAAaagaagtctatgagaaaaacaaacatcccATAGTATCTCAATAAACATCTTATTGAATATAAcatgatgtttatttatttaagttatGGTCCATATtgtgtcaaaaagaaaaataaagcagaatgTGCTTCAGGGCAggttgtgattgacaagtcccCACTGCATCAGTATGCAGTGTTCCTCAGTTTCACAGTAAGTCACCCCTTTCTCATCAttttccagtttcaaaacaccaataTGGTGTTTTGAAAATGGACAGTGAAAACATCAGCTTGAGGCTTCACAGTGGGATTTCACTAACGAAGGTGTGACCTCACAGTGGCTAtgaccatcttttatatacagtctatgggaaGGATTTAAGGGCTTGGATTGAAACGGGGCCTTAATATATGTAATATTACCAAGGGCAAAGTTAGATCAGCAAATTTCCTTCAGGTTCATAGATGGTTTGTATTATGTTAATGCTGAATGCTGTTTATGTTATACTGTTTGATTTTATTCTACTACAGAGCCTGCTGCAGAATGGGGAAGCCATGAAATGCCCACGGTGTGACATCATTGTCCagaaaaaagatggatgtgATTGGATCTGCTGCTTGATGTGCAGAACAGAAATCTGTTGGGTCACTAAACAAGCCCGATGGGGCCCAAAAGTAAATACATATATGTGCATTAAGctggataaaaatgttttaaatgtgttagtTTAACATTCAGTAAAGTTAACCTCTTGTGTGTTTGAGCCATGGGTCTGATTTCTGtactttctcttcttttttacaGGGCAGCGGTGACATATCTGGCGGATGTAAATGTCGAGTCAATAATCAGCCCTGTCATCCTAACTGTCAAAACTGCCACTGACACAATAACACTAATGAACTCATATCAGTAACCTCAATGAAAGCAAATACACTGTCTGAATAAATACAGACCACATCTCATGCTTAGATCTCTGGTTTACTGGCTGTTTGATTTACAGCCTGTTTTACTGGTATGTGGACAACACTCTGTGCAGTAGCTGTATTGGTATGTGTCCAggtatattttttaaatctgatgtTAACACAGTGAGGGGGATGCTTTactgggattttctttttttttttttttgctacaatTATACCCTCTGATCTCTGGCTACAGCTTTCTTTCAGTTTAATGAGCCAACAGTGATATGGTTTGCTTGAGTTTGGCTTCAGCTTACAActtatcagaaccagcattccAAAATCATGTTTTACCTTTCTGAACAAAGATGCAACAAACAGCTATATGCATATACATTATATAAAACTGTCACTCCAAAGATAACTACATGTTAAGTGCTCCCTTGTTTATTCTGTATATAAAATCTGGCCAAAAGTATCAgtaattttcattcatttattcttttGCAACTTGTCTATCAAACAGATCAGTTCACAAAGGAGTGTTAGTAATGCATTCCAAATATGAATGgtaaggacttttttttttttggaagtaaTAACCAGTATTTTTGCTTGATAGGTGACTAAaatgattggctttttttttccccctcagtcAACAAATCAGGCTATGGTGAAGGATGTTTTGTTTACACTGAATGTGTTCATAATGTAAAACAGGCTGCTCTAATGCACTTAATGATGTTTAAAACACCTCTTCAGCTCATTCCTGCATTAATTCCTGAATACAGGAACTAAAGTACTACAAGTACAATATATTTTATGTCTTGTTAAGTCTTATCGTTGGGCTTTATTATTGGAAACATTTGTCTTGAGTCATGAAGTAGCACCTATTTGAAATAGGAACTCAAAGCGATGTAACTGTGCATTTAAACTGAGATTAATAAAATGCCTTACTGTTAAGATCAGCCCCAACATTTGTCTAAGTGGTACTTTGTCATTTTTGGTGTTCCTAATATTATAGTTGTATATTAATCATGTAatgctttagaaaaaaaaaaaccccaaacgtGATTCCACTTACTGGAACCACAAGCATAGCAAATGAGGGTAGTGTACCCAGTTTCGTTTTTGATATAACTATAAAACCTGAATTTGAGAGATTTTGTAACAATATAGTCATAACAAAATCTTTTGAGGAAATGTAAAACTAATACAGAGtccaaatacataaaacaatttTCACTCTAGTTTATTAGCATTTCCTTGTACAACTTTACATTAGTACGACAGTTTGATtgtaacaaaaataaacataaaaggcagatAAACCATTTAgtgcaatgaaaataaatgaatatcacTGAGTGCAGATACGCGGTGCATTACAACAATGCTGAAGCACTATGCTCTCAGCAACCTAAGAGCATCCTTGGAACTGTGCCAGGTCACCTTTCTTTCAGTCAGCTTGTGGATCCCTTACCAGCTGATTGAGAGGGTCATTACAAGGCCAATAAACCAATCACACACTGCACAGGACTACAAGAGTGCCACGTGTTCAGCTTCccatagcaaaaaaaaataaaagcatcagtcAAAATCACTTTGATGAGCTTAACCTAAATAAGAAGTTTTTAGAGGACTACTTGTTCTGTGTCCCAGTATAGGTAACCTACAACTCAAGGCTGACATTTGAAACATGAATTGTGAAGATTCATGTTAAGAAAAACACTTCATAAAGATCACAGATATTTCAAATTTGCCATCTTAGACTGAAGTTCTCTAACAAACTGATTGCAGTGTTTTCTGTTAAGACTGGTTTTTCAAATGACAAACTACCAAATCCAATGAAAAAGGAATCTCCTATTTATGTGCTTTTAATGAAAATGACTTGAACAATCCTGTATGCCGGACCTATTTACACTCAAATCAGTTTACAAAGAGGATCTGCTCAAATCAAGCTAAAGTCACATATAAATCTAAAATATTAGACAGCATTAATATGAAGGCTCGGGCACTTCTCTAACAGCAGCACCCTTCCAATACGAGTAAAAGCAACtatcaaatcaaatttaaagtGATTTTGCAAAACTAATGCGGTCAGTATAAGCTGGATCTGCCATACTGCCAATCTGAAGACTACATTATCCACTTAATTTTACTTATTCCACTCCTGATATTTACTGTTACTAGGCATTGAGTGAATGACCATATGGTAGGAACTATTAGGATTTGATCATCTactcaagaaaaaaacaaaacaaaaagtccaAACCATAAACAGTCATTTGGGTCCACAAAAAAGACTAattttcaggtgtgtgtgcaagcaaacatttaaataactgaaaagTTCTTGTTTAACTATTCTGATATTCTTTACTTCCTGGGCGATGGAAGCTATATTCTGTTGAGAGGGCCAATTTCCAAATATAAATTTGGACATACAAAAAATTTTAAGTAAGCTACAATGTACTTACTTATCTAAGACCAGTTACATTTAACCTCAAGACAAGGGCAACAGCTGGTGATGTGTGTTAAAGATACTTAGTCCTTAAGAGAAGATACCTTTATTCTCTAACTGAAAAGGCTAAATcacacaaaagaacaaaatgtcctaaaaataataaactggtGACCCTTAAAGTGCCTGTGTGTCATGTTTCTGTACAATTACTTACCTTGAAATCAATAAACAGTAAATTTTACAAAGAGAGAATTCTAAGAATCCCCTATTTGGTCTCAGTCTGGGTATCAAATAGCTAACAAATTGTTTgtgactgcacacacacatgcaaacgcacacaaactcacacattcACTCAGGCTCTCTTAATTGGCAGCAGTTTCAAGTGTAGTGAGTCCAACGGGTTTTCTGCATAACCCCTGTGAGGATAATGCCTTCAGATTATCCtaatactaaataaataaatgttaatgaTGACCATCAATAATTGGTCTTAGAGATAGTTCCTTCACAATGACAATGATTCTTCATTTCAGAACACCAGCAGCATTTACACTGGTGCCCACTCTGGAATCACAAAGCAGGCCCGACAAACCCTACACAGAGTAGAAAAACATTCTACAGGACAAAGGAGGACCATTAACCGGCTGACTTCAGAGAGTGCACCCCAGACAGTGTTGCCAACTCCATGGTTTGTGGTTTAAACGATTAAAGGGTTCTTGGTAACAGACCCACCGGCTCAATTTAGTCGAGGACAGATTACTTGGAGTGTTGCtgtaaaagaaaagcagttcAAGGAAATAAGTCTAGCTTGGGGGCCCACTCGAGAGCAGTATTGACCACAGCAAGCGCCGCTGCCCCTAAAGCCACAGTGAGACCCATGACTGCAAGTCGAACAAACCGCCGTGCTGCTGAAGGCTGTGCCACTGCAACTACTGAGCTCACTCCTGAGCTCTCCAGTGCAGCCTGTTTTTGTCTACGTCTGCGACGGAGAACCGAGTCTGGTCGTTGCTGAGTGGATGCAAGTTCAAAGTCCTTAAAGGTGGAGCTTGCCGTGCTTAAAAATTAAAGAGCGagatacacagagagagacagaaaataaaaggcATTAATGAAAGTGAGTAATTGGAGTTGTTGAGGTAGCAGAAACTAAATTGTGAGTATTATTATATaacaaataaatgacaaatgAGTTTCCTACCATTAAAGTAACTCTAAGAAATTACCTTTCATTCGTCATGGCCTCTCTAGCCAGTTCAGAGGGGGGGAACTGGACAAAGAGGTCTCCTGCTCGGCTGATGAGTGTCTCATAGGGCAGATCCTGGGGAATCTGGGACAGCAGGTGATGAACCATGGCCATATCGCATTCACACTCCAATACCTCCTCCTCCCTATACAACACGATCTGCAACATAAATACAAATAGCATGCAAATATAACTATACAAATATACATAgcatatacatgcataaataagAAGCCACTAGAGATGTAACAAAAATAACATGCCTGAGAAGATTAAGTTAATCAAACTAGACGCaactttcaaataaataataatctgaCATCAAGGTTTTACACCATTACATTGATCTAATAATGCAGGGATTGATTAAATGATCAGCTATGTATAATGTTAATCAACGCTTGAACATTACCCTACTAAATGCATTTGAGATCATGACATCTCTACATTTTTATCAAGCAACAATTTCCCTCATGAACACAATATTACTCTTGACTTCCTCAGCTGTCACAGGGACCtttgtgctgtgaaaaaaatattagcttTAAATATACACAAATGGACATCACACAAATGCTTTAAGCTTTGGAAACATTGATTTAGAACATGTAATTTTCGTAGTGTTAATGAAACTTAAAATTTGTCCCTCTGCAAACCAGCAGTGGAGGCAAGATACTCACCACAGCAGCAAAGTAGATGGGCATCAAAGGATGGCAGGCCAAGAAGAAGTCATACAACCGTACAACGTGGCGGAAGTCTGACAGGACGTGGCCAAACCAGGTGATGAGCCAACTGAGAGCAAAGACTGTACCAACCTCAGCCCTTTAAATGAGAGGTGATGTGATCAGCTTTACAATGACACACAAAACTAATAGGTTTTCCAACTGCTCCACTTTAGGTACTGTATATGGCACCTACAATCAGAAATTACTAGAACTTGCACTTTAtccacaggtttctgtaagAGAATAcataggctgccatgacagactgctacttccgctgtacagttttatatttccggttacccaaagtcagagccagagtgaatgacaaaattcggttactttgtgctgtaacaggcggctttattagttggaacatgagctcaggttcaacttgtgctgttgtcggttgtcacaacatcagtctgtacattttttcaaattattttattctgtaaatttgttctttttccccaaaattatactacacagttgcacatcctattaccgtatttttttccttgttttaagttttcctttaatgtacagcctcttattttttttaacgttattttatttatagtgtgacactacagtatacagcctacacaaagcttaaacaatgcgtgCCTTCCACacgtaaacacgtagcagttagcaagatgacagctgcgtgtctccctgatcacagccttcggccagtctagtgtttctgtttcagtgatctgaacactctgatatccagataagtgatataccttccacagaatagctgccgcatcactacatgatttccctaatcagcgatacaggaacagctgactgtctccaccactccactttcccttagcatgacccatgctaagtgcttagcttggccaatgctctggctcggctctacagctgctttaaggaaaacaacgttgccttgtttgttcagcattactttattgattttattgctttgaaggtaatctggtgctcttataattacgtgatttctcgccatcaacaccttcggaaaaaacaaggtaattgatcatgtcgatgtagctgacttcaggccataatttcatgtcatttacacaagtgacgggtgaggcactgttaccgaattgtcctcgctgctttttaaaacatccttgcaacgTATCCACCTCTGATATgataccatttaggccaggtaaaagaaactgcagtgtcaaaatgtttaaatgaacggcaagtgtgtaagcccgcaaccgtaaacaacaACGCAAACAGAAGTACCGGCttctgctatgaattatgggtaatggcgcaaagtcaggaatactgtggatatgAAATGATCAGGAAGTGAAAATCAAACATGAAGACCAACTCTCATGTTAACCTTCTGTTGAGGCCATAATGACGTGGGCTCCTTACAACTGAAACTTGAGCCGTCCTAATTGGATCAACTGTAACAGTCACTCTTTACTCCTTCACTAACAACACTGTCTTCTTATGATGCAGCCAGGTTTAACATTAACCTTAGCTGTTTAAAGGAAAAGACACTGCTTTAGGCATGTCAAAGCAGTAAAGAATGCGTTAAGTGATGAATATGTAATTGTCACTACTAGGTGCAAGATTTTCTGTCTAAAGTAAAAACCTGCTGTCGCATGCATCAATTCTTTActgtaaatttattttaattttgcaagCTCTGTGGAATGAtacactaaaaacaaaactttgcaAAGCTTAACATCTTATTGTACCCTTGTGTGgaagatttaataaaaaaaaaaaaatatatatatatatatatatatatatctatatatctatatctatatatatctatatctatatatatctatatatatatatatatatctatatatatctatatctatatatatctatatctatatatatctatatatatatatatatatctatatatatctatatatatatatatctatatctatatatatctatatatatctatatctatatatatatatatatctatatctatatatatctatatatatatatatatatatatatatatatagatatagagagagagagagagagagagagcgagagagagagagagagagagcgagagagagagagagagagagagagagagagagagagagtagtgAATCTTACTGTTGCATGAAGTCATGCACCTCAGGGTTGACCCTTTCAATGATGGGCATCAGATAGTTAagaatgtgttttgtgttgtccATAGTGGGATCCATGAAGTCCCtgagaaagagaagacagaCTGTTTTCACACAATATGACTTTTCCTTGAAGCACACAGCAATGAGGACAGACTGTGCACACAGAAAAATGGAGAAATCAGGTAGCAGAGTAAAGAACCAGCTGCTGATTCATTTGTGTCTGTGGAAGGTACCTGAGGTGATGTGTGGAGAGCTTCTCCACTAGAGCAGTTGCAAGGCGCTCTCCCACAACTAATAAAAAGGTCACGACAATGTCATGGTATCCTTGGTAATAGTGCAGCTGGGGATTACGCTGCAGAACTCTGAGGATGATGTCAATTAACTCTTCCTGGAGACCCTCTCTTTGCTCATCTGGCATACCTGTGCAAGgacagccaaaataaaatacagctgtTGGCTTATAAAAGCTTTGGGCATGATAATGCATCAAGGACTATTACTAAATGATAACCagttaattaaaaatttaaagttAAGGTAACCAGTATATATTAACCAGCTCTTTAAACTAAAGCTTCTTTACCTGAAAGAGCTGGAAAAGTGCAGTTCCTTTGAGTATATTGAAAGGAATTCTCTTCATTTGAGAAATGGATCAAGTAGTTGAGAGCAATAGATATCGCTGCAACTCCAAAGAGTGATTGTGAACTTGTGAACCAAGTGGCTACATGCAAAAGCCACCACAAACAACTAGTAGTGGCAGAACCATTTTCATACTGCGCTGGTATTTACAATAATAAATGTAGATTATTTTTAGGTGAATGTCGAGTTTAGTGGGTTGTAACATGAAGGTTGTTCCTAATATTTTTTCAGCATTGTTtggacaaaacattaaaacagacataaaaataCGATCATATCTTTGTCTCCATGTCAGCAATACCTAAAAATGTGCAAACTCTGTACATGTAATAATCATGGCAACCCAATTCAGCTTTGCCATAATGGCGCCTGAAGTAGGTACCTGCCCCTCTGCAACCATGAACTGGAAAAGTAGTCAAGAAAATTGACAGATAGTTGCATTGCACAGTAGCTGGCGACACAGTTGCTCTAAATAAAGTCTACTGTGTGTATGCAGACACAGCCCCCCTTACCAACAGTTCTTTGAGAAGATATTTTACTCACCAGGTGGGAACCTACGCAGTGAACGCTGGACATCCAGCAACACTTGGTTGTAGTCCTTGTTATTTTCACGGTCTACAGtttctgaagaaaatgaaaatgttgccATCAGCAATTACTCTAAGGCAGAGATTGTACCTGCTAAGAGTATCTGTATTGATATTGATCATGAGTGGTTGAAAAGAGAGGGGAGGTGCAATTGCATATGCAGCCTATATAGCTCTGTGAGTCCACAAGTATCACGATACCTGGCTCTTGATTCAAGACATCAAGCGGGACGTTGAGGAGCTTAGGCCAAACCTTGCACCGTATCTCATCGGTCAGTAGTCCCCCTTCACTGATAGCCATCCTCCTCAGAGCCGCTACGTCCACTGGACTCCCACTGAGGGCCTGCGTGATATCCGCTATTTTCCTCTTCCGTCTGGTGTCCCAGTCTGGCACAGAAAACATCGTGtctaacttagaaactatgtggacatctttttaaataaagcgtGCTGCAGACTAGACTAACAGTTTATGACACAGTTACTTAGCTACTGTTACCTTGCTTTCCATTTACTGGCGACGATGTTCCAGCAATTCTAGATTTCTTCATGATGCCTGCACTTGTGTCCTTGTTAGACAGCATTACTTTCCATCCTCCCTTGTTTTGCTAACCCCGATTTAGGCTTTCGAGACTGCCAAATGGAAGCTAGCTAGCTGTCCAAATAGCAAGGCCAGCCTCATGAAAACACGGCTCAATAGTTAACTAGCTAGCTATTTACCAAGCTCTCGGTACACTGCCCTGGTTCCGTAACGGCTATTTTTAGGACCACAGCCATCATTATTGGGACCACTAGCAAACAGGTTAACAACCGCCTAGTAGCAATaggattaaattaaaaaaaaaacggctaCATGTTTACAACCGAGTATACAGCTGACACAGTTAGCCTAGCTGCTAAGAAGGAATGATGACGTAGGTAATgggaggtttaaaaaaaaaaaaaaaaaaaaaaaagagaaaaaaacaggaagcgGATCCAGAAAGAAACGAAACTTAGGAAACGCGAAGTTATCAGATACCATTAGTGAAATACATTAGGACAGCACAGTTTATTTAAagtctctgcccccccccccccccaactttaCTAGTTTTGTATCATAAATAAAATAGGACTGAAAAAGAGGCTTCTGTCAATGGGATTACACTGATACTGTGCGGAATAGTATTTTCCTTGGTGTAAAAATAAGACTTctggaggaaaaaggaaaattaaCTGATGCTTTGATATGCTGTGTTATGAACCCACACATTATTATGCAAGCCTACTtggaaactaactaaaactaaaataagttgattacccccccccccccccccccccaaaaaaaaacaaaaaaaaccaaaaacaaaacaaaacaaaaaaactaaatatgaaTAAAGAGTGGAAAAGCAAAACTATGAAAGCATGGCGTCTATTGCTACACTTATTAATTAACTGGGCTAGATTTCCATATTTATACATTACAGCGGGAAATTATGTAATTTTTGCTTtccatttcatttaatttattcgAAGATAACAGGTCGGCAAATTAAGATTTATATGCAGTTTACATAATATAACACCGGGTCATTTTTTCAGTCAATCTAATGTTATCACGTtaaggagtaaaaaaaaaaaaaaaaaaaaaatcatttctagCTGAGGTGTGTTCTGAAGAAACGAAAACGAAAACTACAAAGCCCTTAAATAGCAGCTTACTGAAGGAGGTAGCCAGAGAAGCAGTGATGAGTTTGCGCAGAAACTGAGTGAGACGGCGAGACAACAATGTTTGACGAGGAAATAATTCATCTGAAGCGAATCTCACGCGTCgtaagtttgtttatttttttcttaggcTACTATATATCTAGGAAGTGGGTAGGATACAgagtcattattttatttacttaataTTCATAAATTGTATCGAACTAGGAACAGCGATACGAACTGAATGTCAAAACTGCAAGTCATATAGGAAACGATATGTACAGTTATTGGCAGACAGAcaaataaaaggcaaaaactgaTTGTTATAGCTTTTTCGGAGGGTAGCCTACCTATGGAGTCTTAGGGGGTtatttttagggcccgagcacgaactgtgcgaaggccctattgtaattgcttcgtttattattattattattattattattattagggcccgagcacgaactgtgcgaaggccctattgtaattgcttcgtttattattattttttttttttttttttttattattattattcaggcaaatgaattggctttttgggggctttatcatattcaaaaactcatgaaactttgcacatgcgtcacacctggtgaaaatttaagtattttaatgggctcgggcaagggcgcgcccaaatggctcgctagcgccccctaaactggagccccaccgctgtgtttcacgtacatgaatgaaacttcatacacatgtatatcatgtccaggcgcacaaaaaatcctcttggagccatgccctaaacccaacaggaagtccgccattttgaattaattatgcaaatttggcgatttgcagccctcacactttttctaataactcagaggttttagacgttatcatcttcatatttgctttgtctaacctacacccccaggggaatctaaatctcgaaaatggtgagtttttgccaaaggggaggggtccttatgcccctttgaactttgatcattcgccatgaaattttgattgcctctcattcatacctacatgatccaatgtgcatcaaacttctccagtaggatgagggtgcccccctg
Protein-coding sequences here:
- the tbc1d20 gene encoding TBC1 domain family member 20: MLSNKDTSAGIMKKSRIAGTSSPVNGKQDWDTRRKRKIADITQALSGSPVDVAALRRMAISEGGLLTDEIRCKVWPKLLNVPLDVLNQEPETVDRENNKDYNQVLLDVQRSLRRFPPGMPDEQREGLQEELIDIILRVLQRNPQLHYYQGYHDIVVTFLLVVGERLATALVEKLSTHHLRDFMDPTMDNTKHILNYLMPIIERVNPEVHDFMQQAEVGTVFALSWLITWFGHVLSDFRHVVRLYDFFLACHPLMPIYFAAVIVLYREEEVLECECDMAMVHHLLSQIPQDLPYETLISRAGDLFVQFPPSELAREAMTNESTASSTFKDFELASTQQRPDSVLRRRRRQKQAALESSGVSSVVAVAQPSAARRFVRLAVMGLTVALGAAALAVVNTALEWAPKLDLFP